One genomic region from Amycolatopsis sp. FBCC-B4732 encodes:
- a CDS encoding Xaa-Pro dipeptidyl-peptidase, with amino-acid sequence MKAAVVLAAVLALPLTAVAAEAADPPAPVFSGGQAQPVFNPADVVREDVWVTAPVDSDHDGADDLVHAQVVRPRATQQGMKVPVVYQASPYYAGGNDVANHNVDVELYAPGYARGPEGPRVAAHGVGPATPITWRYQDYFTARGFAVVYGESLGSGLSTGCPTTGDVNETIGARSVVDWLNGRTAAKDANGAAAKADWSTGKTGMMGVSYNGTLPNAVASTGVEGLETIVPIAAISSWYQYYRNDGAVVAAGGYQGEDADVLAEYVHTRADRQVCRPVIDALTRDQDRLTGDYTPFWDVRNYRNDVAKVHASVLAVHGLNDWNVKTDQVAEWYEALKAHGVEHKIWLHQSGHADPYSLRRDVWLATLNKWMSHYLYGVGNGIQDEPKATIQREDLSWTDEADWPAPGTADVRVYPWPGGRSKGAIDTRNPVPGKAAVEILADDSSKTIEQLAGAASSGNRLLYATSAAKQSVRLSGTARADLALAFDRTAANVSAILLDRAPDGTSHVISRGWTDPQNRTSPSRTEPITPGQTYRIGVELMPKDYVLAAGHRLEFLLASSDHDYTLRPKPGAGLALDLTRTSVTLPVTGGKPALRAAFG; translated from the coding sequence GTGAAAGCCGCAGTCGTGCTCGCCGCCGTCCTCGCACTGCCGCTGACCGCGGTCGCCGCGGAAGCCGCCGATCCACCCGCGCCGGTGTTCTCCGGCGGCCAGGCGCAACCGGTGTTCAACCCGGCCGACGTCGTGCGCGAAGACGTCTGGGTCACCGCGCCGGTCGACAGCGACCACGACGGCGCCGACGACCTCGTGCACGCCCAGGTCGTCCGGCCGCGCGCCACGCAGCAGGGGATGAAGGTCCCCGTCGTCTACCAGGCCAGCCCGTACTACGCCGGCGGCAACGACGTCGCGAACCACAACGTCGACGTCGAGCTGTACGCGCCGGGGTACGCCCGCGGTCCGGAAGGCCCGCGCGTCGCCGCGCACGGGGTCGGCCCCGCCACCCCGATCACCTGGCGCTACCAGGACTACTTCACCGCGCGCGGCTTCGCCGTCGTCTACGGCGAATCGCTCGGCAGCGGCCTCTCGACCGGCTGCCCGACCACCGGCGACGTCAACGAGACGATCGGCGCGCGCTCGGTCGTCGACTGGCTCAACGGCCGCACCGCCGCGAAGGACGCGAACGGCGCCGCGGCGAAGGCCGACTGGAGCACCGGCAAGACCGGCATGATGGGCGTGTCCTACAACGGGACGCTGCCCAACGCCGTCGCGAGCACCGGTGTCGAAGGCCTGGAGACGATCGTCCCGATCGCCGCGATCTCCAGCTGGTACCAGTACTACCGCAACGACGGCGCCGTCGTGGCGGCCGGCGGCTACCAGGGCGAGGACGCCGACGTGCTCGCCGAGTACGTCCACACCCGCGCCGACCGGCAGGTCTGCCGCCCGGTGATCGACGCGCTGACCCGCGACCAGGACCGCCTGACCGGCGACTACACGCCGTTCTGGGACGTCCGCAACTACCGCAACGACGTCGCGAAGGTGCACGCGTCGGTGCTCGCGGTGCACGGCCTCAACGACTGGAACGTCAAGACCGACCAGGTCGCCGAGTGGTACGAAGCGCTCAAGGCGCACGGCGTCGAGCACAAGATCTGGCTGCACCAGTCCGGCCACGCCGACCCGTACTCGCTGCGGCGCGACGTCTGGCTCGCCACGCTCAACAAGTGGATGTCGCACTACCTCTACGGCGTCGGCAACGGCATCCAGGACGAGCCGAAGGCGACCATCCAGCGCGAAGACCTCTCGTGGACCGACGAAGCCGACTGGCCGGCGCCGGGCACCGCCGACGTCCGCGTCTACCCGTGGCCGGGCGGCCGGTCGAAGGGCGCCATCGACACGCGCAACCCGGTGCCGGGCAAGGCGGCCGTCGAAATCCTCGCCGACGACTCCTCGAAGACGATCGAGCAGCTGGCCGGCGCGGCTTCGTCCGGGAACCGCCTGCTGTACGCGACTTCGGCGGCGAAGCAGTCCGTACGGCTCTCCGGCACCGCCCGCGCCGACCTCGCGCTGGCCTTCGACCGGACCGCGGCGAACGTCTCCGCGATCCTGCTCGACCGCGCCCCCGACGGCACGTCGCACGTGATCAGCCGCGGCTGGACCGACCCGCAGAACCGCACGTCGCCTTCCCGCACCGAGCCGATCACGCCCGGGCAGACCTACCGGATCGGCGTCGAGCTGATGCCGAAGGACTACGTCCTCGCCGCCGGCCACCGGCTCGAGTTCCTGCTCGCCTCCAGCGACCACGACTACACGCTGCGGCCGAAGCCGGGCGCGGGGCTGGCGCTCGACCTGACGAGGACGTCGGTGACGCTCCCGGTGACGGGCGGCAAGCCGGCGCTGCGAGCCGCGTTCGGCTGA
- a CDS encoding DUF4139 domain-containing protein produces MPTVEAPIAAVTVHPQQARITRRGKAPLDGGPRLTFAGLPLALDPASVRVTGTGPALITGVDVRTERHASPADAALRALVEQRRADQATLDGVVDDEAAEAMKVDLLTSLAKRSGGSFAKALAAGTAEPARVGEVTDALSSRLAAALKSRRVLSDRITRLREDLAALDRRIGEHSAQSEEDSTSVVVELEISDPAGSAELELSYVVPGASWEPGYDIRVRGTGVTVVSYGLVSQYTGEDWPECELALSTARPAVSVVVPELSPWYLDRVHPAPAAPAAAYGGSGGGIPEGARMARFAMAAPAMAPKLASVEQGTTAVTYRPSRPVAVPSGAQGHRTTLASLSLTAVLGYVTAPVLAEEAYLRAVVVNSSSLALRPGRASVFHEAEFVGTTVLEPWAPGEELELALGVDDRIRVERELVRRSASKAVMGGQKRREVEYRISVGNHGPREAVVTVLDQAPVSRDDAVTVKDVKTSPEPVETSALGEFTWKLTLAAGETGEVKLAYRVDVAKGVELSGWRE; encoded by the coding sequence ATGCCGACCGTGGAAGCTCCGATCGCCGCCGTGACCGTCCACCCGCAGCAGGCCCGCATCACCCGCCGGGGGAAAGCGCCGCTGGACGGCGGGCCGCGCCTGACGTTCGCGGGCCTGCCCCTGGCCCTCGACCCGGCTTCGGTGCGCGTCACCGGCACGGGCCCGGCGCTGATCACCGGGGTGGACGTGCGGACCGAGCGGCACGCGTCGCCGGCCGACGCGGCGTTGCGCGCGCTCGTCGAGCAGCGGCGCGCGGACCAGGCGACGCTCGACGGCGTCGTGGACGACGAAGCGGCCGAAGCGATGAAGGTGGATCTGCTGACTTCGCTGGCGAAGCGGAGCGGAGGCAGCTTCGCGAAGGCGCTGGCGGCCGGGACGGCGGAGCCCGCGCGGGTGGGCGAGGTGACGGACGCGCTGAGCTCGCGGCTGGCCGCGGCGCTGAAGTCCCGGCGGGTGCTGTCGGATCGGATCACCCGCCTGCGCGAGGACCTCGCGGCGTTGGACCGGCGGATCGGCGAGCACAGCGCACAGTCCGAAGAGGACAGTACTTCGGTGGTGGTGGAGCTGGAGATCTCGGATCCGGCCGGATCGGCGGAGCTGGAACTGTCCTATGTGGTCCCCGGGGCGAGCTGGGAGCCGGGGTACGACATCCGGGTGCGCGGGACCGGCGTGACCGTGGTGTCGTACGGGCTGGTCAGCCAGTACACGGGCGAGGACTGGCCGGAGTGCGAACTCGCTTTGTCGACCGCGCGGCCCGCGGTTTCGGTGGTGGTACCGGAGCTTTCGCCGTGGTACCTGGATCGGGTGCACCCGGCTCCGGCGGCTCCGGCGGCGGCGTACGGGGGTTCGGGCGGCGGGATTCCGGAAGGCGCGCGGATGGCCCGGTTCGCGATGGCTGCTCCCGCGATGGCACCGAAGCTGGCTTCGGTCGAGCAGGGGACGACGGCGGTGACGTACCGGCCTTCGCGTCCGGTGGCGGTGCCTTCGGGGGCCCAGGGGCACCGGACGACGTTAGCTTCGCTTTCGCTCACGGCCGTTTTGGGTTACGTGACCGCGCCGGTGCTGGCGGAGGAGGCTTATCTGCGGGCTGTGGTGGTCAATTCCTCTTCGCTTGCCCTGCGGCCCGGACGGGCTTCGGTGTTTCACGAGGCGGAGTTCGTGGGGACGACTGTGCTGGAACCGTGGGCTCCCGGGGAGGAGCTGGAATTGGCGCTGGGGGTCGACGACCGGATCCGGGTCGAACGGGAACTGGTGCGGCGTTCCGCGTCGAAGGCGGTCATGGGCGGGCAGAAGCGGCGTGAGGTGGAGTACCGGATTTCGGTGGGGAACCACGGGCCTCGGGAGGCCGTGGTGACGGTGCTGGACCAGGCACCGGTTTCCCGGGACGACGCGGTGACGGTGAAGGACGTGAAGACTTCGCCGGAGCCGGTGGAGACTTCGGCGCTGGGTGAGTTCACGTGGAAGCTGACGCTGGCGGCTGGGGAGACCGGTGAGGTGAAGCTGGCTTACCGGGTGGATGTGGCGAAGGGGGTGGAGTTGTCGGGGTGGCGGGAATGA
- a CDS encoding Shedu anti-phage system protein SduA domain-containing protein: MNVRVDYALERQIEQTEQQARGEDVKAAIAAALGYLRSGKRGNRRGGQRLVHLLEVARLRATEDDEWQVVRLLQDALDYCEGRSSKPEFEERFLLFQDGARKKSNLNLFRGVMRATSQYVEGCGREILEGRPDITADELLRELVSLAADGAFAEAPDDRPGRYRVVRGRAEMALWLEQVFRNRIDVEDPAEAARAVATSPDALAVLADEDHAQMILRAAELKRQAAGLDELRRIAEDPAASEADLHLLLRQNIWIFGGRFLGEAAERRLTAGNELDIPLIRADGALHVVELKRSMQVRALVKRHRNAWVPTAEVHDAVGQAINYLVSLDEERHEIRRRFGIETRRADALVLIGHPKVQPDVSEEDINDTLRTLNSHTNRVEVLTYKDLIDSAERALLGMK; the protein is encoded by the coding sequence ATGAACGTCCGAGTCGACTACGCACTCGAAAGGCAGATCGAGCAGACCGAACAACAAGCTCGGGGCGAAGACGTCAAAGCCGCGATTGCGGCCGCGCTGGGCTACCTGCGAAGTGGCAAACGAGGCAATCGACGCGGCGGGCAAAGACTGGTTCATCTGCTGGAAGTCGCTCGCCTTCGCGCAACAGAGGACGACGAGTGGCAGGTCGTCCGCCTTCTACAGGACGCATTGGACTACTGCGAAGGCCGGTCGTCCAAGCCGGAGTTCGAAGAACGCTTCCTCCTCTTCCAGGACGGTGCGCGCAAGAAGAGCAATCTGAACTTGTTCCGGGGCGTCATGCGGGCGACCTCCCAGTACGTGGAAGGATGCGGACGCGAAATCCTGGAAGGCCGGCCGGATATCACCGCGGACGAACTCCTCCGCGAACTCGTCTCCTTGGCCGCCGACGGTGCATTCGCCGAAGCTCCCGATGACCGGCCGGGCCGTTACCGGGTCGTCCGAGGGCGGGCCGAAATGGCGCTCTGGCTCGAGCAGGTGTTCCGCAACCGGATCGATGTCGAAGATCCGGCCGAAGCCGCACGGGCAGTGGCGACCTCGCCGGATGCCCTGGCCGTGCTCGCGGACGAGGATCACGCGCAGATGATTCTCCGTGCCGCGGAATTGAAGCGGCAAGCCGCCGGTCTCGACGAACTGCGCAGGATCGCCGAGGACCCCGCTGCCTCCGAAGCAGACTTGCACCTCCTCTTGCGGCAAAACATCTGGATCTTCGGCGGCCGATTCCTCGGCGAAGCCGCTGAACGCCGCCTGACCGCGGGCAACGAACTCGATATTCCCCTGATCAGGGCGGACGGTGCGCTTCATGTCGTCGAGCTGAAGCGTTCGATGCAAGTGCGTGCACTGGTGAAGCGCCACCGCAATGCGTGGGTTCCGACCGCGGAAGTACACGACGCCGTCGGTCAGGCGATCAACTACCTCGTGTCCCTCGACGAGGAACGGCACGAAATCCGGCGGAGGTTCGGGATCGAGACTCGTCGTGCCGACGCGCTGGTGCTGATCGGACACCCGAAGGTGCAGCCGGATGTCTCCGAAGAAGACATCAACGACACGCTGCGGACGCTGAACTCACACACCAACCGGGTCGAGGTTCTCACCTACAAAGACCTGATCGACAGCGCCGAGCGAGCACTGCTGGGCATGAAGTGA